From Arachis stenosperma cultivar V10309 chromosome 2, arast.V10309.gnm1.PFL2, whole genome shotgun sequence, one genomic window encodes:
- the LOC130961823 gene encoding uncharacterized protein LOC130961823: MKLVWYCIQSELNTSLFCHHGRCSGCSRGDHAPWLSLSILTLKIMAYRRKQAGLSRASTFKEEFHLQQQPLDSSLENNGIATTNMNDASRHLRSSATLSSSFSFTPTSSTSSLAAAQAIKASLRDPSSLSFSSTKSSFAAPEHHRSKSYDISGDALGRGDPKSGFWGVVAQKGKDILDDNDKLRLQSFNNNTFAPAARPYQEGKTGELRSQLIKANVNGSFPDREDSNKDTGTWNPWPQQSGGPTSNPTAIHETQLKASRDVAMATAAKAKLLLRELKTVKADLAFAKARCAQLEEENKLLRDREGREKGQNRADDDLIRLQLETLLAEKARLANENETCCRENRFLREIVEYHQLSMQDVVSLDDDDEEGMDEVTELYPIDTNGMLSIFRGPQEKKEEQDHEDKKVSKDDHNEVSPSISASVDEQAKK; encoded by the exons ATGAAACTGGTATGGTATTGTATTCAATCCGAATTGAATACATCATTATTTTGTCATCACGGTAGATGCAGTGGCTGTTCCCGTGGTGATCACGCGCCGTGGCTGAGTCTGAGCATTCTTACATTAAAAATAATGGCGTATAGAAGAAAGCAAGCAGGATTGTCAAGGGCTTCCACCTTCAAGGAAGAGTTTCATTTGCAGCAACAACCATTGGATTCATCGCTGGAAAATAATGGAATTGCAACTACAAACATGAACGATGCTTCTCGTCATCTTCGTTCATCAGCAACTTTGTCCTCTTCCTTTTCCTTTACTCCAACATCTTCGACATCCTCCCTCGCTGCTGCTCAGGCCATCAAAGCCTCTCTTCGTGATCCATCCTCCCTCTCCTTTTCCTCCACTAAATCTTCGTTTGCCGCCCCTGAACATCACCGATCCAag TCATATGATATTAGCGGAGATGCTTTAGGGAGAGGTGACCCCAAGTCTGGTTTCTGGGGAGTGGTGGCTCAAAAAGGCAAGGATATTCTGGACGACAACGATAAACTAAGATTGCaatcttttaataataatacCTTTGCTCCAGCTGCTCGACCTTATCAG GAAGGAAAAACAGGAGAGCTGAGAAGTCAATTAATAAAGGCGAATGTAAATGGTAGTTTTCCTGATCGCGAAGACTCAAATAAAGACACTGGAACGTGGAATCCATGGCCTCAGCAATCAGGAGGCCCCACATCCAACCCCACCGCTATCCATGAAACTCAACTCAAGGCATCCCGCGAC GTGGCAATGGCAACTGCTGCTAAAGCAAAACTACTTCTGCGGGAGCTAAAAACCGTTAAAGCAGATTTGGCTTTTGCTAAAGCAAGGTGTGCTCAACTAGAAGAAGAGAACAAGTTACTTCGGGACCGTGAGGGTCGTGAGAAGGGACAAAACCGTGCAGATGATGATTTG ATTCGGCTTCAATTAGAGACGCTGCTGGCGGAGAAAGCTCGGTTGGCGAATGAGAATGAGACATGTTGTCGTGAAAATCGTTTTCTAAGGGAGATCGTGGAGTACCATCAACTGAGTATGCAAGATGTAGTGTCtctagatgatgatgatgaggagggcATGGATGAAGTCACAGAACTATATCCTATAGATACCAAtggcatgctatccatctttcGTGGAccacaagaaaaaaaagaggaacAGGATCATGAAGATAAGAAAGTATCGAAAGACGATCATAATGAGGTTTCTCCTAGTATCTCAGCTTCTGTAGATGAGCAAgcaaaaaaataa